The Elusimicrobiota bacterium genome segment TAGTTTTTTAATGGGTGGTACGTATAAGAACTTAAACGATCTCCGTGCTGGCGGTAGTTTTGGTGTGGAATCACCTACAGGCTACTCTGACGCGAACGGAGACGCAAAAGTTGTATACCAAATATCGGATAAACAAAAGGTTGCGGTAAGTTATCAGCATACCAACCAATTTAACGTTCCGCGGTACGAAAAGTATACCGGTGTTACGCGTATCTTTCACGGTACCGGCGGGTATGACAAGTTTGTTTACAACCCTCAAATACGGCAGTTGGGGATTGTTCAGTACGACTATGAAACTCCTAACCCTTTTCTAGACAATATATCTGCAAAAATATCATATCACCGCCAGTACGAGGGAAGCCAGCAGCAGAAAACCGGTAGTACAAAAGTTGCTGAATACGAAGATACCGGAGACACTTTAGGAACTGTGTTTCAACTGGTCTCTCTTTTGTCTTCCCATAAACTTGTGTATGGATTGGAATATTATAACGATACTGTTGTCAGTCAGTACAGTGAATTTAATACCCAAACCGGTGTTAGGGCAGAAATCCCGGCAAACAGCACGTTTCCTGACGGGTCAAAATACTCATCCTTCGGTATGTTTATCGAAGACCAATGGAAAGTACTGCCGATGTTAAAACTTGTTCCCGGGGTAAGATATAGCATGTTTGAATATAACACTGTTTTACGCAATACCCCGCTTAATGGTAATCTTGCCGAAACGTTTTCAAACTTCTCCGGCAGTCTCGGTGCGGTGTATAACCTTACGGCATTACTTAACCTCTGCGCTAATGTTTCTCAAGGCTTCCGTGCGCCGAACCTTGACGATGTTGCTACATTACGTACAACAAACCAGGGGATTGATGTGCCAAGCTATGGATTAAAGCCGGAAAAAAGTAATACTTACGAAATTGGTATAAAAGCTAAACCAGGGCAATTTAACTGGTCAGCATTTTACTATTATTCCGACATAACTGACAAAATAGACCGTAAACGCGGGACTTATAATGGTGCGAATACTATTAATGGAATACAGGTATACCAGAAGTTTAATATTGGTAGTGCCAAACTACAGGGCGTAGAACTTGATGGGCAATGGTATTTAGACAACCTGTTCAACTGGTCATTATCCGGAATGCTTACCTACACTGACGGGTGGAATATAACCGATTCTGAACCGTTAATGCGAATACCTCCGGTAAACGGTATGTTAAGTATACGTTATGACCCTGTCCACTGGTGGATTGAACCGTATATAAGATTCGCAGATAAGCAAGACAAACTTTCTTCCAGAGATAAAGAAGATCCTAGGATTGACCCTAACGGTACGCCAGGATGGGTTACGTACAACCTCCGCGGCGGGTGGAAAATAAACAGAACGTTTGCGCTTACCTGCGGGATAGAAAACATTTTGGATACTGGGTATCGTGAACACGGTTCCGGCGTTGATTCACCGGGAGTTAGTGTTCAACTCGGGTTGGATGCGAAGTTTTAGATTGATCTACTGTTAGCGAAAACCCGGAAAAACCGGTATTTAACCCCTGGGTGAATATATAATAATTTAGACGATACAAAAACTATGGAACTGGTTATTCCCATCATTTTTTGTAGATGAGAGAAATTCTGTAAGTATCTCCGATTGACGGATAGGAAGCGTATCCTATCCCCACAACCCATATTTTTTTGATTATTACACTCAGTCCAAACGTTCCGCCGCCGTTATCGTACCCTGCATGAATCCCCGCTGGGCCAACCATTATATCAACTCCTGCATGGTATCTCAAATTCATCCCGGAGACATATGTTCCATCAAGTGCCGCAATTTCAGTTTTTGTGTCAACATCCGCGGAAAAAATTGTTGTTTTCTTAAACACTGCCCATGAAAAACCAATCCGATAATCTGCTGGGATCGCTTCATTTTTTATATCAGCAACAACATTTTTTGCAACCATACCCACCGCGAAATTATTAAATTTTCCAAGTACTGCAACAGCGCCAAAATCAAACCCCATACCTGCACCGTTTCCTATCGAAGTGTCAAGCACATACCGTTTTAATGCTATACCGGTACGGATATGATTATTTATCTTGAATCCATATGCAAGTGTTACCAAGTTTTCGTTCCACACACTTTTTTGCTGAAGCCCGGCAGCCGGATTTCCCTGCATAAGTTCAGCGGATACGTTTTGCCACGATAGCCCCGCAGCGCCATAATTCGATATGGGAAAACAGATTGCTGTATTACCGAGTGTAACCCCCGGGAATACAGAGTATAGCCCGTAAGTAATGTCCATCATAAACCCCGTCACCCATGACAATCCGGCAGGATTACAGATCATCGCAAGTGTTTCATCCGCTGCAAAAGCCCCGCCGGCAGCTGCATACGTCCCACCGGTAGAAAGCATATTTGCGCTTAAAGATAAATCTAACGGCGCTGCGATAAGCAACCTTACCGGGGATAGTATCATCGTACAAAGTATGGTTATCGTAACAGCGTTTAAATTAAATATTTTCATTTTATCACCCCAACAGTTCCTTTAATAAACTCCGGTGCGCTGCCATCCTCAGGTTGATACTTCAGTATGTAAAAATATACGCCGCTACCGACATAATGTCCAAATTCGTTATTCCCATCCCAATTACACGAATTTTCACCCACAGAATTCTGTGTGTTTTCAAGTATTGATATTACATTATCTCCCGCTAAATCCAATATCCGCAGTTCTACTGTTC includes the following:
- a CDS encoding TonB-dependent receptor encodes the protein MNNKLTVLFVSTLILLMFETYVLGAGLSELINDNVPHVVITATRTSEPAADTSKPVYTVTSKEISEGNTRTITEIVKTLPGVFMQKTTHGHGSPVIRGFIGRENLILIDGVRLNNSTFRSGPVQYMNTVDSSLIDRLELTRGPSSVLYGSDALGGVINIITKSPASIPGLRTTTSVRYNSADNGISTRAELNGGFDKLSFLMGGTYKNLNDLRAGGSFGVESPTGYSDANGDAKVVYQISDKQKVAVSYQHTNQFNVPRYEKYTGVTRIFHGTGGYDKFVYNPQIRQLGIVQYDYETPNPFLDNISAKISYHRQYEGSQQQKTGSTKVAEYEDTGDTLGTVFQLVSLLSSHKLVYGLEYYNDTVVSQYSEFNTQTGVRAEIPANSTFPDGSKYSSFGMFIEDQWKVLPMLKLVPGVRYSMFEYNTVLRNTPLNGNLAETFSNFSGSLGAVYNLTALLNLCANVSQGFRAPNLDDVATLRTTNQGIDVPSYGLKPEKSNTYEIGIKAKPGQFNWSAFYYYSDITDKIDRKRGTYNGANTINGIQVYQKFNIGSAKLQGVELDGQWYLDNLFNWSLSGMLTYTDGWNITDSEPLMRIPPVNGMLSIRYDPVHWWIEPYIRFADKQDKLSSRDKEDPRIDPNGTPGWVTYNLRGGWKINRTFALTCGIENILDTGYREHGSGVDSPGVSVQLGLDAKF